The DNA segment ATATGCAAGATTGATTAAAAAATAACCTGAAACACCAGTGAAACCAGCACAGCAGGCATAAAACACAAACAGTAAAGACTCAAGAAGATCTTGACCCTGAACAGTGTTTAAATTAGTTGTTAGCTAGAAGTCAAGATGttatctctctctaccctcacAGTACTGGTTCCTATAGTGTCCCTATTTGGACTTTTCTATTCTGCGACTGTGGATGATAATTTCCCTCAGGGATGTACAAGCACTAGCAGTGTGTGTTTCTACAGTCTTCTGTTACCAGTCACCATCCCAGTCTATGTGTTTTTCCATCTATGGAAGTGGATTGGAATCAAGCTATTCAGACACAATTAGTGTACGCTTTACATGAATAGTGTTTCAGTTGAATGTCACTAATAATAAAGGTTATCAATTAGTGATGTGTACTGTGGTGATGGCGTTGCACATGAAGCTGCTATTGCTACCACAGCTAATGATCCACTAAATGATTATGTAAGAAGAAAATGACAAATTAAGGAACTTTATTTGATGAGTGACTTGCAATTTCTTCCATAAAATGTGCAttaataatttttttttattgaatgtgTTTTTAATTCAACTTGGAAAACATATAAAATGAACCTATTTTGGAAACCTGGGACAAAGAACACCACAAAGCAAATGTATCCTTGTGAATGACTATCACTAATAAAATTGTATTGTTTttgactcttttttttttttcaacctTTAGTTCTTGAGGGGAAGTTCGGGTTTGAACTTCACTTGTTACTTTTTTGTTTTCTTCCCACCACGGGCCTGTGTAAGTTTCATCAAGGGAGATTGTGGTCTTGGGGACTGTCCATCGCCCTTCATCTTAAAGAAGAAAGAttcattcagtctcatctgaactgCCTTAACTTGACTCTTGCACCGCCAGAATGGGTCATTCTCCTCACTTGACGTTGTGTCTGACTTCTGGCCAAGTGGGGGGCTGGTTTCCTCTTCATTAGCCTTTCTTTGAGA comes from the Salvelinus namaycush isolate Seneca chromosome 21, SaNama_1.0, whole genome shotgun sequence genome and includes:
- the zgc:162634 gene encoding phosphatidylinositol N-acetylglucosaminyltransferase subunit Y, coding for MLSLSTLTVLVPIVSLFGLFYSATVDDNFPQGCTSTSSVCFYSLLLPVTIPVYVFFHLWKWIGIKLFRHN